The following coding sequences are from one Streptomyces sp. NBC_01485 window:
- a CDS encoding long-chain fatty acid--CoA ligase, whose amino-acid sequence MLSTMQDVPLTVTRILEHGVLVHGRSRITTWTGEGEPQRRSFAEAGTRAVQLAHALRDDLGVRGDDRVATLMWNNAEHVEAYFAIPSMGAVLHTLNLRLPAEQLVWIVNHAADKIVIVNGSLLPLLAPLLAKLPTVEHVVVSGPGDRSLLDGAHARVHEYEELIADKPTTFDWPELDERQAAAMCYTSGTTGEPKGVVYSHRSIYLHSMQVNMAESMGLTDRDTSLVVVPQFHVNAWGLPHATFMTGINMLMPDRFLQPAPLAEMIEREKPTHAAAVPTIWQGLLAELTARPRDVSSLTQVSVGGAACPPSLMSAFDDLGMRIYHAWGMTETSPLGTMSRPPAHALGTDEEFGYRVTQGRFPAGVEGRLTGPGSEILPWDGESAGELEVRGNWIAAAYYNGPEAEPLRPADKFSEDGWLKTGDVGTISPDGFLTLTDRAKDVIKSGGEWISSVELENALMAHPAVAEAAVVAVPDDKWGERPLATVVLKEGATADFESLRAFLSEEGNIAKWQLPERWTIIEAVPKTSVGKFDKKVLRRRYAEGDLDVTRL is encoded by the coding sequence GTGCTGAGCACCATGCAGGACGTACCGCTGACCGTCACCCGCATCCTCGAGCACGGTGTGCTGGTGCACGGACGGTCGCGGATCACCACATGGACCGGTGAGGGCGAACCGCAGCGGCGCAGCTTCGCCGAGGCGGGCACGCGCGCGGTGCAGTTGGCGCACGCCCTGCGCGACGACCTGGGCGTCCGCGGCGACGACCGGGTCGCGACGCTGATGTGGAACAACGCCGAGCACGTCGAGGCGTACTTCGCGATCCCCTCCATGGGCGCGGTGCTGCACACCCTGAACCTCCGCCTGCCGGCCGAGCAACTGGTGTGGATCGTCAACCACGCCGCCGACAAGATCGTCATAGTCAACGGCTCCCTGCTCCCGCTGCTCGCGCCGCTGCTGGCGAAGCTGCCCACGGTCGAGCACGTCGTCGTGTCCGGTCCCGGCGACCGCTCCCTCCTCGACGGCGCCCACGCGCGCGTGCACGAGTACGAGGAGCTGATCGCGGACAAGCCGACGACGTTCGACTGGCCCGAGCTGGACGAACGTCAGGCCGCCGCCATGTGCTACACCTCCGGTACCACGGGTGAGCCCAAGGGGGTCGTCTACAGCCACCGGTCGATCTACCTGCACTCCATGCAGGTCAACATGGCCGAGTCGATGGGCCTGACCGACCGGGACACCTCGCTCGTCGTCGTACCGCAGTTCCACGTGAACGCCTGGGGACTGCCGCACGCCACCTTCATGACCGGCATCAACATGCTGATGCCGGACCGCTTCCTGCAGCCCGCGCCCCTCGCCGAGATGATCGAGCGCGAGAAGCCGACCCACGCGGCGGCCGTGCCCACCATCTGGCAGGGCCTGCTGGCCGAGCTCACCGCCAGGCCGCGCGACGTCTCCTCCCTCACTCAGGTCAGTGTCGGCGGCGCGGCCTGCCCGCCTTCCCTCATGAGCGCCTTCGACGACCTCGGCATGCGGATCTACCACGCCTGGGGCATGACGGAGACCTCCCCGCTCGGCACCATGTCCCGCCCGCCGGCCCACGCGCTCGGCACCGACGAGGAGTTCGGCTACCGCGTCACGCAGGGCCGCTTCCCGGCCGGCGTCGAGGGCCGCCTCACGGGCCCCGGCAGCGAAATCCTCCCCTGGGACGGCGAGTCGGCCGGCGAACTGGAGGTCCGCGGCAACTGGATCGCGGCCGCCTACTACAACGGCCCCGAAGCCGAACCCCTGCGCCCCGCCGACAAGTTCAGCGAGGACGGCTGGCTGAAGACCGGCGACGTCGGCACCATCTCCCCCGACGGCTTCCTCACCCTCACCGACCGCGCCAAGGACGTCATCAAGTCCGGCGGCGAGTGGATCTCCTCGGTGGAGCTGGAGAACGCGCTGATGGCCCACCCGGCCGTCGCCGAGGCCGCCGTCGTCGCCGTCCCGGACGACAAGTGGGGCGAACGCCCGCTGGCCACGGTCGTCCTCAAGGAGGGCGCGACCGCCGACTTCGAGTCCCTGCGCGCCTTCCTCTCCGAGGAGGGAAACATCGCCAAGTGGCAGCTCCCGGAGCGCTGGACGATCATCGAGGCGGTCCCGAAGACGAGCGTGGGCAAGTTCGACAAGAAGGTGCTGCGCAGGCGGTACGCGGAGGGCGACTTGGACGTCACCCGGCTCTGA
- a CDS encoding SigE family RNA polymerase sigma factor codes for MTTPVCTSASNGMTRPSPYPSFASYVRARQPVLLRTARSLTANPSDAEDLLQTALTKTYVAWERIEDHRALDGYVRRALLNTRTSQWRKRKVDEYVCDELPEPDPVPVTDDPAERQALHDAMWRAITKLPARQRAMVVLRYYEDLSEAQTAEVLGVSVGTVKSAVSRALGKLREDPELVLVR; via the coding sequence ATGACCACACCCGTCTGCACCAGCGCTTCGAACGGCATGACGCGGCCTTCTCCGTACCCGTCCTTCGCGTCGTACGTCAGGGCCCGTCAGCCGGTGCTGCTGCGCACCGCCCGGTCGCTGACCGCGAACCCGAGCGACGCGGAGGATCTGCTGCAGACCGCGCTCACCAAGACGTACGTCGCGTGGGAGCGGATCGAGGACCACAGGGCGCTCGACGGCTATGTCCGCCGGGCCCTGCTGAACACCCGTACGTCGCAGTGGCGCAAGCGCAAGGTCGACGAGTACGTGTGCGACGAGCTGCCGGAGCCGGACCCGGTCCCCGTCACGGACGACCCGGCCGAGCGCCAGGCCCTGCACGACGCCATGTGGCGGGCGATCACGAAGCTGCCCGCGCGGCAGCGGGCGATGGTAGTCCTCAGGTACTACGAGGACCTCAGCGAGGCCCAGACGGCGGAGGTGCTCGGCGTCTCGGTGGGCACGGTGAAGTCGGCGGTGTCACGGGCGCTCGGCAAGCTCCGCGAGGACCCTGAGCTGGTGCTTGTTCGATAA
- a CDS encoding lipid-transfer protein: MSVRARDSLGGRAAIVGVGATEFSKDSGRSELRLAVESVRAALADAGLAPADVDGLVTFTMDTNPEITVAQACGMGELSFFSRVHYGGGAACATVQQAALAVATGVAEVVVCYRAFNERSGRRFGSGVRHREPSAEGTALGWSLPFGLLTPASWVAMAAQRYLYTFGMTPEEAFGPVAVTARRHAATNPAAYFHDRPITLADHAASRWIAEPLRLLDCCQETDGGQALVVTSVERARDLPQPPAVVAAAAQGAGRAQEQMTSFYRDDLTGLPEMSVVARQLWRSSGLAPADIDVGILYDHFTPFVLMQLEEFGFCAPGEAAAFVAEDRLPLNTHGGQLGEAYLHGMNGIAEAVRQLRGTSVNQLPGASRTLVTAGTGVPTSGLVLTADE, translated from the coding sequence GTGAGCGTGCGGGCGCGGGACTCCCTAGGGGGCCGGGCCGCGATCGTCGGGGTCGGGGCCACGGAGTTCTCCAAGGACTCGGGGCGCAGTGAACTGCGGCTGGCGGTGGAGTCGGTCCGGGCGGCGCTGGCCGACGCGGGGCTCGCCCCCGCCGACGTGGACGGTCTGGTGACGTTCACGATGGACACGAACCCCGAGATCACCGTGGCGCAGGCCTGCGGCATGGGTGAGCTGTCGTTCTTCTCCCGGGTCCACTACGGGGGCGGGGCGGCCTGCGCGACCGTGCAGCAGGCGGCGCTCGCCGTCGCGACGGGCGTCGCCGAGGTCGTCGTCTGCTACCGCGCCTTCAACGAGCGCTCGGGGCGCCGCTTCGGCTCGGGGGTGCGGCACCGCGAGCCCTCGGCGGAGGGGACGGCGCTCGGCTGGAGCCTGCCGTTCGGGCTCCTCACCCCCGCCTCCTGGGTGGCGATGGCGGCGCAGCGGTACCTGTACACCTTTGGTATGACCCCGGAGGAGGCCTTCGGGCCGGTCGCCGTCACCGCCCGCAGGCACGCGGCGACGAACCCGGCGGCGTACTTCCACGACCGGCCGATCACCCTCGCCGACCACGCGGCCTCCCGCTGGATCGCCGAGCCGCTGCGGCTGCTGGACTGCTGCCAGGAGACGGACGGCGGTCAGGCGCTGGTGGTCACGTCGGTGGAGCGGGCTCGCGACCTGCCGCAGCCGCCCGCCGTGGTCGCCGCGGCGGCCCAGGGCGCCGGGCGGGCCCAGGAGCAGATGACCAGCTTCTACCGCGACGACCTGACGGGCCTGCCGGAGATGTCCGTGGTCGCCCGTCAACTGTGGCGGAGCTCCGGGCTGGCGCCGGCCGACATCGACGTAGGGATCCTGTACGACCACTTCACGCCGTTCGTGCTGATGCAGTTGGAGGAGTTCGGCTTCTGCGCGCCCGGCGAGGCAGCGGCCTTCGTGGCGGAGGACCGGCTGCCGCTGAACACCCACGGCGGCCAGCTCGGCGAGGCCTACCTCCATGGGATGAACGGCATCGCGGAGGCCGTACGGCAGCTCCGCGGCACGTCCGTGAACCAGCTGCCGGGCGCGAGCCGGACCCTGGTGACGGCGGGGACCGGGGTGCCGACGTCGGGCCTGGTCCTGACCGCGGACGAATGA
- a CDS encoding MaoC/PaaZ C-terminal domain-containing protein, giving the protein MKVGDVLPPLEIEVTRTLIVAGALASRDYQDVHHDPEAARAKGSPDVFMNILTTNGLVGRYITELFGPAAVLRRVAIRLGAPNYPGDTMVLWATVEDIRDEDTVVVRVIGDNGIGRHVSGTVTVTVPGCDVGNPRHGIGTVTVDLPEGGAG; this is encoded by the coding sequence GTGAAGGTGGGTGACGTGCTGCCGCCGCTGGAGATCGAGGTCACCCGCACCCTGATCGTCGCGGGCGCGCTCGCCTCGCGGGACTACCAGGACGTGCACCACGACCCCGAGGCCGCCCGCGCGAAAGGCTCCCCGGACGTCTTCATGAACATCCTCACCACCAACGGCCTGGTGGGCCGCTACATCACCGAACTCTTCGGTCCTGCGGCCGTGCTCCGCAGGGTGGCCATCCGGCTGGGGGCGCCCAACTACCCCGGCGACACGATGGTGTTGTGGGCCACGGTCGAGGACATCCGCGACGAGGACACGGTCGTGGTGCGCGTCATCGGCGACAACGGCATCGGACGGCACGTCAGCGGGACGGTGACGGTCACCGTGCCGGGGTGCGACGTGGGAAACCCGCGGCACGGCATCGGCACTGTGACGGTCGACCTCCCGGAAGGCGGTGCGGGGTGA
- a CDS encoding bifunctional MaoC family dehydratase N-terminal/OB-fold nucleic acid binding domain-containing protein yields the protein MDDDPLYARLKAHVGRPAAVAGTGRDPVNAPMIRHWCEAMDDRNPAYTGPGAIAPPTMLQAWIMGGLSGHQGRAQAYDELLALLDEAGCTSVVATDCEQEYLRPLRPGDEVAFDTVIESVSPRKTTKLGTGYFVTTRTDVRVGETLVGTHRFRILKYAPAGRKRKPQEQTFQERKPQEQKAQEPSAAQPKPQELRPRPVVNRDNAGFWEGVRHHRLLIQRCTACDTLRFPWLPGCNACGSAEWDTVEAGGEGTVFSYVVMHHPPFPAFDPPYAIGLVELAEGVRIVSNMVGVPYDKVRIGMPVRLEFHCYDDELTLPVFKGVTG from the coding sequence GTGGACGACGATCCGCTGTACGCACGGCTGAAGGCCCACGTGGGCCGCCCCGCCGCCGTCGCCGGCACCGGCCGCGATCCCGTCAACGCGCCCATGATCAGGCACTGGTGCGAGGCGATGGACGACCGGAACCCGGCGTACACCGGCCCTGGCGCGATCGCCCCGCCCACCATGCTCCAGGCGTGGATCATGGGCGGCCTGAGCGGTCACCAGGGGCGCGCGCAGGCCTACGACGAGCTGCTCGCCCTGCTCGACGAGGCGGGCTGCACCTCGGTCGTCGCGACCGACTGCGAGCAGGAGTACCTGCGCCCCCTGCGGCCGGGGGACGAGGTCGCCTTCGACACGGTCATCGAGTCGGTCTCGCCGCGCAAGACGACCAAGCTCGGCACCGGGTACTTCGTCACGACCCGCACGGACGTCCGCGTGGGCGAGACCCTCGTCGGCACCCACCGCTTCCGCATCCTCAAGTACGCGCCGGCCGGGCGGAAACGGAAACCTCAGGAACAGACATTTCAGGAACGGAAACCTCAGGAACAGAAAGCTCAGGAACCGAGTGCTGCGCAGCCGAAGCCGCAGGAGCTCCGGCCCCGTCCCGTCGTCAACCGTGACAACGCCGGTTTCTGGGAAGGGGTCCGGCACCACCGCCTCCTCATCCAGCGCTGCACCGCCTGCGACACCCTCCGCTTCCCCTGGCTCCCCGGCTGCAACGCCTGCGGCTCGGCGGAGTGGGACACCGTCGAGGCGGGCGGTGAGGGCACGGTGTTCTCGTACGTCGTGATGCATCACCCGCCCTTCCCGGCCTTCGACCCGCCCTACGCGATCGGTCTCGTCGAGCTGGCCGAGGGGGTGCGGATCGTGAGCAACATGGTCGGGGTGCCGTACGACAAGGTGCGGATCGGGATGCCGGTGCGGCTCGAATTCCATTGTTACGACGACGAGTTGACGCTCCCCGTGTTCAAGGGGGTGACGGGGTGA
- a CDS encoding bifunctional DNA primase/polymerase — protein sequence MATTDPYRYRHPRQATTLALAHALSTAERGLAVIPLSRTKLPALRSPHRAAPEQGRPAGLAGPTGLAGPVGSVGPMGSVGAMGPPCHGECGRFGHGVYDASADPARVRELFAAAPWATGYGIACGLPPHHLIGVDLDTKSDTDSTAALREIALRHLFTIPPTIVVRTPSGGRHLWLTGPPDVVVPNSAGRLAPGIDIRGAGGYLVGPGSHTAHGAYTTAPGTAHLTPAPCPRALLRLLLPPPRPHPGPYGGGNRADGAHGRGLLQFVLGAHEGQRNTRLFWAACRAYEDGIGPELSEHLIDAAVRTGLTAREARATIASAARMTRDGTPGST from the coding sequence ATGGCCACCACCGACCCGTACCGGTACCGGCACCCCCGACAGGCCACCACGCTGGCCCTCGCCCACGCCCTGTCGACCGCCGAACGCGGCCTGGCCGTCATCCCCCTGTCCCGGACCAAACTCCCGGCCCTGCGCTCCCCTCACCGCGCCGCCCCGGAACAGGGGAGGCCGGCGGGGCTGGCGGGACCGACAGGGCTGGCGGGACCGGTGGGATCGGTAGGGCCCATGGGATCGGTAGGGGCGATGGGGCCGCCCTGCCACGGCGAGTGCGGCCGTTTCGGCCACGGCGTGTACGACGCCTCCGCCGACCCGGCCCGCGTCCGCGAGCTGTTCGCCGCCGCGCCCTGGGCCACCGGCTACGGCATCGCCTGCGGCCTGCCCCCGCACCACCTCATCGGCGTCGACCTGGACACGAAGTCGGACACGGACTCCACGGCCGCCCTGCGCGAAATCGCCCTGCGCCACCTCTTCACGATCCCGCCCACGATCGTCGTCCGCACCCCGTCCGGCGGCCGCCACCTCTGGCTCACCGGCCCACCGGACGTCGTCGTCCCCAACTCGGCCGGCCGCCTCGCCCCCGGCATCGACATCCGGGGCGCCGGCGGCTACCTGGTCGGCCCCGGCTCCCACACCGCCCACGGCGCCTACACCACGGCCCCCGGCACCGCCCACCTCACCCCGGCCCCCTGCCCCCGCGCCCTCCTACGCCTCCTGCTCCCACCGCCCCGCCCCCACCCAGGACCGTACGGCGGCGGGAACAGGGCGGACGGTGCGCACGGCCGGGGCCTGCTCCAGTTCGTCCTGGGCGCCCACGAGGGCCAGCGCAACACCCGCCTGTTCTGGGCAGCCTGCCGGGCCTACGAGGACGGAATCGGCCCGGAACTCTCCGAGCACCTGATCGACGCGGCCGTACGAACCGGCCTGACGGCCCGAGAGGCCCGGGCGACAATCGCGTCGGCGGCCCGCATGACCCGGGACGGCACACCTGGGTCCACCTAG
- a CDS encoding helix-turn-helix domain-containing protein, which produces MNYRHRSPVQVGDVAQLFDGKRLRLARHLAGLRKNGLADKVDKTPTAIASYEKNTKRPAPATVAQLSLALGVDPAFFLPGPVELEFSDVVAHFRSLRSTTQLARDQALAYGLATVEVSATLERHVEFPAASVPNFEVKSDDDSPEEAANSLRSAWEMPLGPISHLVRSAENRGVLVVFSPPASASVDAYSFEGMSRPVVVLNPTKRDYYRQRFDLAHELGHLVMHSDAEPGSAKIEAQADRFAAEFLMPGEQISELLPSKADWGKLQRLKESWGVSLQALLYRSRALGEMSEVTHRNAMMFLSSKGWRRQEPGVMPVLEQPSLLPGSVSLLESSGVTAWELAEESRVPLDLFQKICSRSPLYVAEEGIEAEKEALPNGVVSIFSNRH; this is translated from the coding sequence ATGAATTATCGTCACCGGTCCCCGGTTCAGGTCGGTGATGTTGCACAACTCTTTGACGGGAAACGCTTGCGGTTGGCCCGCCATCTGGCAGGCCTCCGCAAGAATGGCCTAGCCGACAAAGTCGACAAAACGCCCACAGCGATTGCCTCATACGAAAAGAACACAAAAAGGCCAGCCCCAGCTACCGTCGCGCAGTTGAGTCTAGCTTTGGGTGTCGATCCGGCTTTCTTTCTGCCGGGACCAGTCGAACTGGAATTTTCGGACGTGGTAGCCCACTTCCGCTCACTTAGATCCACCACACAGCTAGCGCGAGATCAGGCCCTGGCCTACGGACTGGCCACGGTAGAAGTGTCCGCAACCCTGGAACGGCACGTCGAATTTCCCGCCGCAAGCGTGCCAAACTTCGAAGTAAAAAGCGACGATGACTCGCCGGAGGAAGCTGCTAATTCTCTGCGATCGGCTTGGGAAATGCCGCTAGGGCCCATTTCTCATCTGGTGCGCAGCGCCGAAAACAGAGGCGTACTCGTCGTGTTTAGTCCACCAGCAAGCGCCAGCGTGGACGCCTACTCTTTCGAAGGAATGTCCCGACCCGTGGTGGTGCTAAATCCCACCAAGCGTGACTATTACCGGCAGAGATTTGACCTTGCACACGAACTGGGTCACCTAGTAATGCACAGCGATGCAGAGCCAGGATCAGCGAAGATTGAAGCTCAGGCAGATCGTTTCGCGGCAGAATTTCTCATGCCGGGCGAGCAGATTTCTGAACTGCTACCGAGTAAGGCGGATTGGGGAAAGCTGCAACGCCTAAAGGAGTCTTGGGGTGTGAGTCTACAAGCTCTCCTATACCGCTCCCGCGCGCTGGGAGAAATGAGCGAAGTGACACACCGCAATGCGATGATGTTCTTGAGCTCTAAAGGTTGGCGTCGACAGGAGCCTGGCGTTATGCCTGTGCTTGAACAACCGTCACTACTCCCAGGGTCAGTTTCCCTCCTGGAAAGTTCAGGCGTCACTGCGTGGGAGCTTGCTGAAGAATCTCGCGTCCCACTAGATCTGTTTCAGAAGATCTGCTCTAGGTCTCCGCTATATGTCGCCGAAGAGGGAATCGAAGCAGAAAAAGAAGCTCTCCCGAATGGCGTCGTGTCGATTTTCAGCAATCGTCACTGA
- a CDS encoding DUF5677 domain-containing protein, translating into MIRNLKHSRKTGDEDYFTRIIEDAILEKVRNGFDPDRVDELVSKAVPELINELGPKLAASMMKDKRSLRAYKRGERGYDRRLQKRWGKALDLYAIMHVLCRELGEKAAHKEWTDLTTSQECTLEALTGLHVTACRVAGEVLTLISHGQARGALARCRTLHETAIIACVIADSATDPDHSDLAERFIDHEIIHLRRDALQFQKDHETLGEEPLDQGYLDELEGRYNEVIAKYGPDFRREYGWAKKFSPDDNLRKLEEKASLSHFRPHYQWASSEVHCGARGLAHNFLEYRGIIVRDAGKTNVGLIDPANMAIGSLLQVTFSLVVGGSPKGADFEALLCMKALEEMRTTCLDAFMDTQLGIDRDEEKILKRIQRKSHKR; encoded by the coding sequence ATGATCAGAAACCTCAAACACTCACGCAAGACCGGTGATGAAGATTACTTCACTCGCATAATCGAAGATGCCATTCTGGAAAAAGTTCGAAACGGCTTCGACCCGGATCGGGTCGACGAACTTGTTTCCAAAGCGGTTCCTGAACTGATCAACGAGCTTGGACCAAAACTGGCCGCTTCGATGATGAAAGACAAGCGTTCGTTGCGAGCCTACAAGCGGGGAGAAAGAGGGTACGACAGAAGGCTCCAGAAAAGATGGGGTAAAGCACTCGATCTCTACGCAATTATGCATGTTTTGTGCCGTGAATTGGGTGAGAAGGCTGCCCATAAGGAATGGACGGACCTCACGACTAGCCAGGAATGCACCTTGGAAGCTCTTACCGGGCTCCACGTGACCGCCTGTCGCGTCGCAGGTGAGGTGCTCACTCTTATTTCGCATGGCCAGGCGAGGGGGGCCTTGGCGCGATGCCGAACACTCCACGAGACGGCTATTATTGCCTGCGTGATCGCTGACTCGGCGACCGATCCGGATCATAGCGACCTGGCGGAGCGTTTCATTGATCACGAGATCATCCACTTGCGGAGAGACGCTCTTCAGTTCCAAAAGGATCACGAGACCCTCGGCGAGGAGCCGCTTGATCAGGGGTACCTTGACGAACTCGAAGGCAGATACAACGAAGTAATCGCAAAGTACGGCCCAGATTTCAGACGTGAATATGGATGGGCGAAGAAGTTTTCTCCAGATGACAATCTGAGGAAGCTGGAGGAAAAGGCTTCCCTTAGTCACTTTCGACCTCATTACCAGTGGGCAAGTAGTGAAGTCCATTGCGGTGCTAGGGGCCTGGCTCACAATTTTCTGGAGTACCGTGGAATCATCGTACGGGATGCCGGAAAGACGAACGTAGGACTTATCGACCCGGCGAACATGGCAATTGGTTCGCTGTTGCAGGTGACATTCTCACTTGTAGTTGGAGGCTCTCCGAAAGGTGCAGATTTCGAAGCACTCCTTTGCATGAAAGCATTGGAAGAAATGAGGACAACTTGCCTCGATGCTTTCATGGATACTCAACTTGGTATCGACCGAGACGAGGAAAAGATTCTGAAGCGCATACAAAGGAAGTCTCACAAAAGGTGA
- a CDS encoding YdcF family protein — protein MISVRDWEDTQLLWDYQRMHHEPRPCSVGIGLGSHDLGVADTTADLFLRGMMPLIVFTGATSRTTRERMPRGEAEHYRDRAIELGVPGDAILVEPHARNTGQNITLSCSLLEERGIETSSVLLISKPYEERRSYATARKLWPGVEFVSASTPMTLPEYVDSIQDARLVIDMVVGSLQRLLIYPAQGFMISQDVPADVTRAHQRLVSRGFTSRLVPARAGGTLNTGA, from the coding sequence GTGATCTCCGTACGAGACTGGGAAGACACCCAACTTCTCTGGGACTACCAGCGGATGCACCACGAACCGCGCCCATGCTCCGTCGGTATCGGTCTGGGCAGCCATGATCTGGGAGTAGCTGACACGACGGCGGACCTGTTCCTGCGTGGGATGATGCCGCTCATCGTGTTCACGGGAGCGACCAGCAGGACCACGCGGGAACGCATGCCGCGTGGCGAAGCCGAGCACTACCGGGACCGCGCGATCGAACTGGGAGTCCCGGGGGACGCCATCCTCGTGGAGCCTCACGCACGCAACACCGGGCAGAACATCACGCTCTCCTGCTCGCTACTCGAAGAGCGCGGGATCGAGACGTCCTCAGTGCTGCTGATCAGCAAGCCGTACGAGGAACGGCGGTCGTACGCCACCGCCCGGAAGCTGTGGCCCGGGGTGGAGTTCGTCAGCGCTTCCACCCCGATGACCCTCCCCGAATATGTCGATTCGATTCAGGACGCGCGCCTTGTGATCGACATGGTTGTGGGGTCGCTGCAACGTCTGTTGATCTACCCGGCGCAGGGCTTCATGATCTCGCAAGACGTGCCCGCCGATGTGACACGAGCGCACCAGCGACTTGTGTCCCGTGGCTTCACGAGTCGTCTCGTTCCCGCCCGTGCCGGGGGCACCCTCAATACGGGCGCGTGA
- a CDS encoding GntR family transcriptional regulator, protein MAPKWRELADRIAQEIKSGERKPGTQLPQIRELVEAGEGSKSTVHQAYKALEAEGLVTSSRGHGTVVRARTPLKRLGIARYDKAKWRDGDEVAFIADRVASGRAYKRDEQTQTVTRAEATALVAEGLGVPVGSGVYARARLVKEGTQPTHTLTSYYRPEHVEGTRIVDPTPGPAGRGGGYRVLYDAGYEIDHMKEALFARVPTGDEVKLLQLPVGEPVVELHRTTYTADGTVVEFAVGVHAASRFAWEYEFDVPDSASQQVNGERGLT, encoded by the coding sequence GTGGCACCCAAGTGGCGCGAACTGGCGGATCGGATCGCGCAGGAGATCAAGAGTGGCGAGCGCAAGCCCGGGACCCAGTTGCCTCAGATCAGAGAGCTTGTGGAGGCAGGGGAAGGCTCGAAGTCCACGGTCCATCAGGCCTACAAGGCACTTGAGGCCGAAGGACTCGTGACGTCGTCACGCGGGCACGGCACGGTCGTGCGCGCGCGTACCCCCCTCAAGCGGCTCGGAATCGCCCGCTACGACAAGGCGAAGTGGCGCGACGGTGATGAGGTCGCGTTCATCGCTGACCGTGTGGCGTCGGGGCGGGCGTACAAGAGGGACGAGCAGACGCAGACGGTGACCCGCGCCGAAGCGACCGCCCTCGTAGCCGAAGGGCTTGGCGTACCGGTTGGGTCCGGCGTGTACGCACGGGCCCGGCTGGTGAAGGAAGGGACGCAGCCGACCCATACCCTGACCAGCTACTACCGTCCCGAGCACGTAGAGGGAACCCGCATCGTCGATCCCACGCCGGGGCCCGCCGGCCGGGGTGGCGGTTACCGCGTCCTCTATGACGCCGGTTACGAGATCGACCACATGAAAGAGGCGCTGTTCGCCCGCGTGCCAACGGGCGATGAGGTGAAGCTCCTACAGCTTCCCGTCGGTGAACCTGTAGTCGAACTGCACCGGACGACATACACGGCGGACGGCACTGTGGTTGAGTTCGCGGTCGGCGTTCATGCCGCCTCCCGCTTCGCGTGGGAGTACGAATTCGACGTTCCTGATTCCGCCAGCCAACAGGTCAACGGCGAGAGAGGCTTGACGTGA
- a CDS encoding DUF6284 family protein, which translates to MNPIVTVQDAVTAFADWIEPTSAELDAIELESPVTLAEVDLLDAQIITLDRIPNELDARRIRRARNRVLAARRDLANGPAAAMLPGGAA; encoded by the coding sequence ATGAACCCCATCGTGACTGTTCAGGACGCTGTTACGGCGTTCGCCGACTGGATTGAGCCGACCAGCGCTGAGCTGGACGCGATCGAGCTGGAGTCCCCCGTCACCTTGGCGGAGGTCGACCTGCTGGACGCGCAGATCATCACGCTGGACCGCATCCCGAACGAGCTGGACGCCCGCCGCATCCGCCGGGCCCGGAACCGGGTGCTGGCGGCCCGTCGGGACCTGGCCAACGGCCCGGCCGCCGCGATGCTGCCCGGTGGTGCCGCATGA
- a CDS encoding Pycsar system effector family protein — protein MSAPTQKLTAAHAEVKAEIARTDSKTGLLLAFVGAVFAGAWTVARTLPLNVPACIAGGLGVGLLVGAAGLLLRSVRPNLRGRHGFPLWATLTPEEITTTVNGGDLAADVAGLSRLAVAKFTSLRHAVDLTYAGGALLILAALLTAGGTT, from the coding sequence ATGAGCGCCCCGACGCAGAAGCTGACGGCCGCGCACGCCGAGGTGAAGGCGGAGATCGCGCGGACGGACAGCAAGACGGGCCTGTTGCTGGCGTTCGTCGGCGCGGTATTCGCCGGCGCGTGGACCGTCGCCCGCACCCTCCCCCTGAACGTCCCGGCCTGCATCGCGGGCGGTCTGGGCGTGGGGCTGTTGGTCGGGGCGGCGGGTCTGCTGCTGCGGTCGGTGCGTCCGAACCTGCGCGGCCGGCACGGCTTCCCGCTGTGGGCCACCCTCACCCCCGAGGAGATCACCACCACCGTCAACGGCGGTGACCTCGCCGCCGACGTCGCCGGACTGTCCCGGCTGGCGGTCGCCAAGTTCACCAGCCTGCGCCACGCGGTCGACCTCACCTACGCGGGCGGCGCACTGCTCATCCTCGCCGCCCTCCTCACGGCAGGGGGTACGACATGA